A genome region from Drosophila simulans strain w501 chromosome 2R, Prin_Dsim_3.1, whole genome shotgun sequence includes the following:
- the LOC6733818 gene encoding nodal modulator 3: MRFFSGVFVILLIKLFQNANAGEVEVVGCGGFIKSHAEIDFSRVEIKLLTKQGSLKDKTDCSPSNGYYFLPIYDKGDYLLSISPPPGWSFEPEQVELNFDGKTDVCSQGRDVNFVFKGFGITGQVALAAGGGARGVDVELRSEQGEVRRTKSDANGVFSFTPIIPGNYVVKASHARWHFSKAEHKVVVVSGNTELPANSLVVSGFDVVGRFDSSSPLPGNLGVALYKKKGQSLVPKCETSSPAPANSVNSAYESASSCFSQLDKSGEYIFKNVPSGKYLLQAINLDSKLKLHLSPELLELEVGKDTLQVKDEFKITGFTVSGRVLTSDGGEPLKSAVVKVNGKKVAETDAQGSYTLENLKAGTVNIEVESSQLQFSPLQVKAQINTASLPTIVPSAYEVCGKVVSPKSHNVGLTKIGSTFHSSTSTNAETGNWCAFLPVGKYTIEVLTTDADKAAGVQFFPVQQQTEVRDAPVNGITFSQLRAKIRGELQCLPDATATCTSAEVTLQALDATGQPTENKWKARAHRGKYVFKDMLPGPYELTIPQGNLCYESTRVFLNVASAEEDAPPFVHKGYEVSIISSHRALMKYTHVTGPSEPKAPTESLKIASGVNTFCVNKYGSYDFKLEGCHTYDESLPSKFITPEPDQLQTLIINAVAHKTGVRVLSTEPTADSIKLVLESESLGQEVITPVAESHKVDGKFAYRYDTYLKPEQVLRITPVSDVLLFAPQQHEIVGSSDCVDIAFNFVATRGLILRGKVVPAIKDAKITLSFPDQPELQSLEVLTSVTGEFKFGPIEESLAFDLKAEKESYVFSDYNRQTASFSAHKLCEISVVVKDESGQTLGGVLLSLSGGESYRKNLVTGDNGAINFHSLSPSQYYLRPMMKEYKFEPNSKMIDIKDGETVSVTLVGKRFAYSIFGTVSSLNGDPFAGVNVQATADNFCPQQPEEATSEANGQYRIRGLQPGCSYSVRVVPDKEIVERSIPAQHTVKVASEDVRDINLVAISPLKIVDITARVTATLNEHYKTLRIVMYRKGNSDSPVFSQRVGTPVNPKARLNPGITVFFPRIPLDGKSYVVELQSTLSDKTYTYKLPSTTFVADRGSVFVELEFKPEVRAAEADLNQNSISALVLIALVAIAFFKQDLATSFLSFVWGKLNDVATDLAQRQKSKTQVRKNEPINQREIEQMADQINAIKKKKTKKI, from the exons ATGAGGTTTTTTTCCGGCGTTTTcgtaattttattaattaaacttttccaAAATGCCAACGCCGGCGAGGTGGAGGTCGTCGGCTGCGGTGGCTTCATCAAGAGCCACGCCGAGATCGACTTTTCCCGGGTGGAGATCAAACT GCTGACCAAGCAGGGATCCCTGAAGGACAAGACGGACTGCTCACCCTCTAACGGATATTACTTCCTGCCGATTTACGACAAGGGCGACTACCTGCTCAGCATTTCTCCGCCACCGGGCTGGAGCTTCGAGCCGGAACAGGTGGAATTGAACTTCGATGGCAAGACCGACGTTTGCAGCCAGGGTCGCGATGTGAACTTTGTGTTCAAGGGCTTTGGCATCACCGGACAGGTGGCCCTCGCCGCCGGCGGCGGTGCCCGTGGCGTAGATGTGGAACTGCGATCTGAACAGGGCGAAGTCCGGCGCACAAAGAGCGATGCGAACGGAGTGTTCTCCTTTACGCCCATTATTCCCGGTAACTACGTGGTCAAGGCATCGCATGCAAGGTGGCACTTCTCCAAGGCGGAGCACAAGGTGGTCGTGGTTAGCGGCAACACCGAGTTGCCGGCAAACTCTTTGGTAGTATCGGGATTCGATGTGGTTGGTCGCTTTGATTCCAGCTCGCCGCTTCCTGGAAATCTGGGTGTGGCTCTTTACAAGAAGAAAGGA CAATCTTTAGTGCCAAAATGTGAGACATCCTCCCCAGCGCCGGCTAATAGTGTTAATAGCGCCTACGAATCCGCATCCTCCTGCTTCTCCCAATTGGACAAATCGGGAGAGTATATTTTCAAGAATGTGCCATCTGGAAAGTACCTGTTGCAAGCTATCAACCTAGATTCCAAGTTGAAGCTGCACTTGAGTCCCGAGCTGTTGGAACTAGAAGTGGGCAAGGATACGCTGCAAGTCAAGGACGAATTTAAGATCACAGGCTTCACCGTTTCTGGTCGAGTCCTGACCTCCGACGGAGGGGAACCGCTAAAGTCAGCTGTTGTTAAAGTAAATGGAAAGAAGGTGGCCGAGACTGATGCCCAGGGCTCATATACGTTGGAAAACTTAAAGGCAGGCACGGTCAACATCGAAGTGGAGTCCTCCCAGCTGCAGTTTTCTCCCCTGCAAGTCAAGGCTCAGATCAACACAGCTTCCCTGCCCACCATTGTGCCATCTGCTTATGAGGTGTGCGGAAAAGTAGTGTCTCCGAAATCACACAATGTGGGACTTACCAAGATCGGCTCCACTTTCCACTCGTCGACTTCCACAAACGCGGAGACCGGAAACTGGTGCGCCTTTCTTCCTGTTGGCAAATATACCATTGAAGTCCTGACCACGGATGCTGACAAGGCCGCTGGAGTGCAGTTCTTCCCTGTTCAGCAGCAGACGGAGGTTCGCGATGCACCCGTCAATGGCATAACCTTTTCCCAGCTGCGCGCAAAGATTCGCGGCGAACTGCAGTGTCTGCCTGATGCTACCGCCACCTGCACTTCCGCTGAGGTCACCCTGCAGGCTTTAGATGCCACCGGTCAGCCCACGGAGAACAAGTGGAAGGCCAGGGCACATC GTGGCAAATACGTTTTTAAGGATATGCTTCCTGGTCCCTATGAACTTACAATTCCCCAGGGAAATCTCTGCTACGAATCGACCCGTGTGTTCCTGAACGTTGCTTCTGCTGAAGAGGATGCGCCCCCATTTGTACACAAGGGCTACGAGGTGTCCATTATCTCTAGCCATCGGGCACTG aTGAAATACACCCACGTCACTGGACCTTCTGAGCCAAAGGCACCTACTGAATCGCTGAAGATTGCGTCAGGAGTGAATACATTTTGCGTGAACAAGTATGGTAGCTACGATTTCAAGCTAGAGGGCTGCCACACGTATGATGAGTCGCTACCCAGCAAGTTCATTACTCCAGAACCAGATCAGTTGCAAACACTAATCATTAATGCAGTGGCCCATAAGACTGGCGTTCGAGTTCTGTCCACTGAACCCACTGCTGATTCCATTAAGCTTGTGCTCGAATCTGAATCGCTGGGTCAGGAGGTGATCACACCCGTTGCTGAGTCCCACAAAGTAGATGGCAAGTTCGCCTACCGCTATGACACGTATCTCAAACCGGAACAGGTCCTTCGTATTACACCAGTGAGCGATGTCTTGCTTTTTGCGCCCCAGCAACACGAAATTGTTGGCAGCAGCGATTGTGTAGATATTGCCTTCAACTTTGTGGCTACCAGAGGTTTGATTCTACGCGGAAAGGTTGTTCCTGCCATTAAGGATGCAAAGATCACACTGTCTTTCCCTGATCAGCCTGAGTTGCAGAGCCTGGAAGTACTCACCTCCGTCACCGGAGAATTTAAGTTTGGCCCAATTGAAGAGTCTCTTGCCTTTGACCTTAAGGCCGAAAAGGAGTCGTACGTTTTCAGCGACTACAACCGCCAGACAGCTTCGTTTAGTGCTCACAAACTCTGCGAGATTTCCGTGGTTGTCAAGGACGAGTCTGGTCAGACATTGGGCGGAGTCCTCCTTTCGCTAAGCGGTGGGGAGAGCTATCGCAAGAACCTCGTCACCGGCGATAATGGAGCTATTAACTTCCACTCCCTTTCGCCATCGCAGTACTACCTGCGTCCCATGATGAAGGAGTACAAATTCGAGCCCAACTCAAAAATGATTGACATTAAGGATGGCGAGACTGTGTCTGTTACCCTTGT TGGCAAGCGATTCGCTTACTCAATCTTTGGCACAGTGAGCTCCCTAAACGGTGATCCCTTCGCCGGCGTTAATGTACAGGCCACAGCCGATAACTTTTGTCCCCAGCAGCCGGAGGAGGCCACCAGCGAGGCGAATGGACAGTATCGCATCCGAGGTCTGCAACCTGGCTGTAGCTACTCCGTGCGCGTCGTCCCCGACAAGGAAATCGTGGAGCGATCTATTCCTGCCCAGCACACGGTTAAGGTGGCCAGCGAGGATGTGCGTGACATAAACCTGGTGGCTATTAGTCCCTTGAAGATTGTGGACATCACTGCCAGGGTGACGGCCACACTCAATGAACACTACAAGACGCTGCGCATTGTGATGTACCGCAAAGGAAACTCGGATTCTCCTGTATTCTCGCAGCGTGTGGGCACCCCGGTGAATCCTAAAGCAAGACTGAACCCAGGCATCACCGTCTTCTTCCCTCGCATTCCTTTGGACGGCAAGAGCTACGTGGTAGAACTGCAGTCCACTCTCTCCGATAAAACATATACCTACAAGCTGCCATCGACTACGTTTGTGGCTGACAGGGGTTCCGTGTTCGTTGAGCTGGAGTTCAAGCCGGAGGTGCGCGCCGCCGAAGCTGATCTCAACCAGAATTCGATTTCGGCTCTGGTGCTCATCGCCTTGGTGGCCATTGCCTTCTTTAAGCAGGATCTGGCCACCAGTTTCCTCAGCTTCGTGTGGGGCAAGCTTAACGATGTCGCCACCGATCTCGCCCAGCGACAGAAAAGCAAGACGCAGGTGCGGAAGAACGAGCCAATCAACCAGCGCGAGATTGAACAGATGGCTGACCAGATAAATGCCATCAAGAAGAAAAAGACCAAGAAGATTTAG
- the LOC6733817 gene encoding uncharacterized protein LOC6733817 has protein sequence MHKNTIWYAAVLLVVYFTLVFCEETKNEEAPAQLDNQVEDTWENLGRELMEFEGRTRRHRHHMFWYRHLWPIAIAYWIKVKVVIVSFFVGSAIYLGLRYFWPHARCNQEIILDHPPSSFSHHDHIPYSLDHDHSEHYDAPSSFDSGASFEPYSGYSSYAGSDIVSDVHGDYHGESPSGPSGPSGPVDTRRRGRRSAADNAHLIQDEQEEEHVEIVDEEISESVARQMPAEEQIADFMFAFLGLDSKACRRRFVCEMEFRSKLNPLTSMAFRIVGRGFFEKYTNARNPMARATSFGECAAVNPECIFVENDNAEENPESEGHQEADQQQEAEQQQEEQAATEESAAEDSQNEINLQAERRRAKHKNRKLSSIAEHILMQ, from the exons ATGCACAAGAACACCATTTGGTACGCAGCTGTGCTCCTTGTCGTTTACTTCACCCTGGTGTTTTGCGAGGAGACGAAGAACGAGGAGGCTCCGGCGCAATTGGATAACCAAGTGGAGGACACATGGGAAAATCTCGGCCGGGAGTTAATGGAGTTTGAGGGACGTACTCGCCGCCATCGCCACCACATGTTCTGGT ATCGTCACCTATGGCCCATTGCCATTGCTTACTGGATCAAGGTGAAAGTGGTGATCGTATCCTTCTTTGTGGGCAGTGCCATTTACTTGGGTCTGCGCTATTTCTGGCCCCATGCCAGGTGCAACCAGGAGATCATCCTGGATCATCC TCCTTCGTCTTTCTCCCATCACGATCACATTCCCTACTCTCTGGACCATGATCATTCGGAGCACTATGATGCTCCTTCATCTTTTGACTCCGGCGCCAGTTTCGAGCCCTATTCCGGATACAGCAGCTATGCAGGATCGGACATTGTCTCTGATGTGCATGGCGACTACCATGGCGAATCTCCCTCTGGACCAAGTGGTCCATCTGGTCCCGTAGATACGCGCCGTCGCGGACGGCGTAGCGCTGCAGATAACGCCCATTTGATCCAGGATGAGCAGGAGGAAGAGCACGTGGAGATTGTGGATGAGGAAATTTCAGAAAGCGTGGCTCGCCAAATGCCCGCCGAAGAGCA GATTGCCGATTTTATGTTCGCCTTTTTGGGCCTGGACTCAAAGGCGTGCCGACGCCGATTCGTCTGTGAAATGGAGTTCAGATCCAAGTTGAATCCCTTGACCAGCATGGCCTTCCGCATTGTGGGTCGCGGATTCTTTGAGAAGTACACCAATGCCAGGAATCCTATGGCCAGGGCCACCAGCTTTGGCGAGTGTGCTGCCGTCAATCCCGAGTGCATTTTCGTGGAGAACGATAACGCCGAGGAAAATCCGGAGTCGGAGGGACACCAGGAGGCTGATCAGCAACAGGAAGCTGAACAGCAACAGGAGGAGCAGGCAGCCACCGAGGAATCTGCCGCTGAGGATTCCCAGAATGAGATCAACCTCCAAGCCGAAAGGCGACGAGCCAAACACAAGAATCGCAAGCTCAGCTCCATTGCCGAGCACATCCTGATGCAGTAG